One part of the Rutidosis leptorrhynchoides isolate AG116_Rl617_1_P2 chromosome 1, CSIRO_AGI_Rlap_v1, whole genome shotgun sequence genome encodes these proteins:
- the LOC139902640 gene encoding uncharacterized protein: protein MVGHKCGEGTSRVKRIGKKGSLGGKSKDKCLKDCHEWEVKTYKPHHTCKQSRKLPFCTYKFLSTKVLPKLATNPKIPIKAVKAFLETDLELVISEYKAYHALKTATKVMQGDYQSEYGELRDYILELQRSNPGTTVKLDVEPGNLKSETRVFKRIYVCLGALKKGFKAIGRDLLGLDGCFMKEPAKGCILTAVGVDSNNGIYPVAYAIVELECGASWTWFLKCLGEDLDLCSNSNFTFTSDRQKGLVHAVENLFPCAEHRHCLRHIHGNMKGSFRGVAYKNHLWRCATVTTVPEFEHAMNQLKEFDNAAYVWLSDIPPHQWARSHFTGRAVSDVLLSNMCEDFNRWLIDARDKPIVTALEYIREYCMKRIVNVIKKKSKCDGPLSIGSAKVFEKIKSEANKCTVLWGGNQKYQVSGPAINGQPAEQFVVDMETRTYTCRKWELTGIPCKHAVAVNWNMVENGFEVGDPETWVHSVYQLTTWNNIYQFTIEPLNGRHLWPKSGDLYTLVAPKKISTPGRPKKKRRISANEVDEIGEGGKLSTQGKLKKCGSCGEYGHNKRGCPKGKGDASTSGGGSVNKKGKVAAVGKKKK from the exons ATGGTTGGTCATAAGTGTGGTGAGGGGACCAGCAGAGTAAAAAGAATTGGTAAAAAAGGGAGTTTAGGTGGGAAAAGTAAAGACAAATGTTTAAAGG ATTGCCATGAATGGGAGGTGAAAACCTACAAACCCCATCACACTTGCAAACAATCCAGAAAGCTACCATTCTGCACTTACAAATTCTTATCAACCAAGGTGTTGCCCAAATTAGCCACAAATCCCAAAATACCTATTAAAGCTGTTAAGGCTTTTTTAGAAACAGATCTGGAACTTGTAATCTCTGAATATAAAGCATATCATGCTTTAAAAACTGCAACTAAGGTAATGCAAGGGGACTATCAATCTGAGTATGGGGAACTTAGAGATTACATCTTAGAACTGCAGAGGTCTAATCCTGGTACAACTGTGAAACTTGATGTGGAACCTGGTAACCTTAAATCTGAAACTAGGGTTTTCAAAAGAATTTATGTATGTCTGGGAGCACTCAAGAAAGGATTCAAGGCAATTGGTAGAGATTTGTTGGGATTAGATGGTTGTTTCATGAAAGAACCTGCAAAAGGTTGTATTTTAACTGCTGTTGGTGTTGATTCCAACAATGGCATTTATCCTGTAGCATATGCCATTGTAGAGCTAGAATGTGGAGCTTCTTGGACTTGGTTTTTAAAATGTTTGGGTGAAGATCTTGATTTGTGCAGCAACTCTAACTTTACATTCACATCAGACAGACAAAAG GGTTTGGTACATGCTGTAGAGAATTTGTTTCCATGTGCTGAGCACAGACATTGTTTAAGGCATATTCATGGCAATATGAAAGGTTCATTTAGAGGAGTGGCATATAAAAATCACTTGTGGAGGTGTGCCACTGTGACAACTGTACCTGAGTTTGAACATGCAATGAACCAGTTAAAAGAATTTGATAATGCTGCTTATGTTTGGTTAAGTGATATCCCTCCTCATCAATGGGCAAGGAGTCACTTCACTGGAAGGGCTGTTTCTGATGTTTTACTTAGCAATATGTGTGAGGATTTTAATAGATGGCTTATTGATGCAAGAGACAAACCCATTGTCACAGCTCTAGAGTACATTAGGGAGTATTGTATGAAAAGGATTGTGAATGTTATCAAGAAAAAGTCAAAGTGTGATGGCCCTTTAAGTATTGGATCTGCTAAAGTTTTTGAAAAAATCAAATCTGAAGCTAACAAGTGCACTGTTTTATGGGGAGGAAACCAAAAATACCAAGTTAGTGGACCAGCAATCAATGGACAACCAGCTGAGCAGTTTGTTGTTGATATGGAGACCAGAACTTATACCTGTAGAAAGTGGGAGTTAACTGGCATACCATGCAAACATGCAGTTGCAGTCAACTGGAATATGGTTGAAAATGGTTTTGAAGTTGGTGATCCAGAAACTTGGGTTCATTCTGTGTATCAGTTAACTACTTGGAACAATATCTATCAGTTTACAATTGAGCCTTTGAATGGCAGGCATTTATGGCCAAAATCTGGTGATTTGTACACACTTGTGGCTCCAAAAAAGATTTCCACTCCTGGAAGACCTAAGAAAAAAAGAAGGATATCTGCAAATGAAGTTGATGAGATTGGTGAAGGAGGAAAACTGTCAACACAAG GTAAGTTGAAGAAGTGTGGATCATGTGGAGAGTATGGACATAATAAGAGAGGTTGTCCTAAAGGAAAAGGGGATGCATCTACTAGTGGTGGTGGAAGTGTGAATAAGAAGGGAAAGGTTGCAGCAGttgggaagaagaagaaatag